A window from Alkalicoccobacillus plakortidis encodes these proteins:
- a CDS encoding NYN domain-containing protein, whose amino-acid sequence MEMKDQINDQFIKKLDALLHSNYDANLPDDNVAIFVDYDNVYWTLMNRYNHNPNHEEKSKNLFQCLWERYGQDRVRTFRAYADFQRIRSSLTDLQKQRIQIKHVYSNDKDGDSRKNSSDIELCIDAIESTFKDESISCYVFVTADSDMVPIMSRLMYKGKQVHLFYLSEAAPKHTDITNYSHHSEDLGNFLKLEEQEYELDAYVEQSLQFIDEWEKKYGDSDLYLGAPWLRNQYSLKFSIPANSASELIDLLKVRKLIGTINKDLSTGEVKPSLALTEKGRNTVTPFVESVSVRK is encoded by the coding sequence ATGGAAATGAAAGACCAAATAAATGACCAATTTATAAAGAAGCTAGATGCCTTGCTCCATTCTAATTATGATGCAAACTTACCAGATGATAATGTAGCGATTTTTGTAGATTATGATAATGTATACTGGACGTTAATGAACCGATATAATCATAACCCTAATCATGAAGAAAAAAGCAAAAACCTGTTTCAATGCTTATGGGAGCGATATGGACAGGACCGTGTTCGTACATTTCGAGCATACGCAGATTTTCAACGCATTCGTTCGAGTCTAACGGACTTGCAAAAACAACGTATTCAAATTAAACATGTGTATTCAAACGATAAGGATGGAGATTCTAGAAAGAATTCATCAGATATCGAATTATGTATTGATGCAATTGAAAGTACATTTAAGGATGAAAGTATATCGTGTTATGTGTTTGTGACCGCTGATAGTGATATGGTTCCGATTATGAGTCGTCTTATGTATAAAGGGAAACAAGTACACTTATTTTATTTATCAGAGGCAGCACCTAAACATACAGATATTACAAATTACTCGCACCATAGTGAAGATTTAGGGAACTTTCTTAAATTAGAAGAGCAAGAATATGAGTTAGATGCTTATGTGGAGCAGTCCTTGCAATTTATTGATGAATGGGAGAAGAAGTACGGAGATAGTGATTTGTACCTCGGTGCACCATGGCTTAGAAACCAATATTCTCTTAAGTTCTCAATTCCGGCAAATTCCGCTAGTGAACTAATTGATTTATTAAAGGTTAGGAAGTTAATTGGGACCATTAATAAGGATCTGAGTACAGGGGAAGTCAAGCCTAGCCTAGCATTAACAGAAAAAGGCCGTAACACGGTTACGCCCTTTGTAGAATCTGTTTCTGTCAGAAAATGA